The proteins below are encoded in one region of Fimbriimonadaceae bacterium:
- a CDS encoding mechanosensitive ion channel — translation MRLVWVCALSLWFATGLAQIVPGQQQAPPQAVPVGLESPRATMDTFLRGMNDGDLGQAVKALDLSWVSLLERPDRGPKLAFQLWAVLNRQEYIVLDKLSSSPEAKPYTLAITTRRGSTVGQVTIAKQDDKAFRFTSDTLEDLPRIWELVRSKPVITGLEDPNALRFDTDAWAEGQLPEEARRPVLGIAVWKLGMLGALVVVAVAMGALVQILARVLGKRVLRLEKSSRAYRELAKASMAANVLIAGGLLRASLPFLNLPGPVAGAVGFIARLAEVVGFTLIAFAAWDAAVFHLTRRLQDRTGSGEKLVAPVLSRLGKAVMGLVAALVVLGYLGVNITGLVATLGLGGVVLALAAKDSVENLFGSLMVLIERPFRIGDWVRLGSIDGEVEDIQLRSTRIRTFEDSVIILPNRTLVTDSVENFGMRRFRRLRTTIGVTYDTPPEKLAEFTKRIREMLREHPQVWDEKRYVYFNDFGPSSLTILLYCFLTAATYQEELVIRDDLLLRIVRIADEVGVEFAFPTQTLHVKDETLPKFLQGSGDKPNPEA, via the coding sequence ATGCGACTTGTCTGGGTTTGCGCCCTTTCCCTTTGGTTCGCGACTGGTCTCGCGCAGATCGTTCCAGGCCAGCAGCAAGCCCCGCCGCAGGCAGTCCCCGTCGGGCTGGAGTCCCCGCGCGCGACCATGGACACCTTCCTGCGCGGGATGAACGACGGCGACCTCGGGCAAGCGGTGAAGGCGCTGGACCTGAGCTGGGTGAGCCTGCTAGAACGACCGGACCGGGGCCCCAAGCTCGCCTTTCAACTCTGGGCGGTCCTGAATCGGCAGGAATACATCGTGCTCGACAAGCTCTCCTCCAGCCCGGAGGCGAAGCCATACACTCTTGCGATTACGACAAGGCGCGGTTCGACGGTCGGCCAGGTCACCATCGCCAAGCAGGACGACAAGGCCTTCAGGTTCACCTCGGACACGTTGGAGGACTTGCCCCGAATCTGGGAACTGGTCAGGTCAAAGCCGGTCATCACCGGCCTCGAAGACCCCAACGCCCTGAGGTTCGACACGGACGCCTGGGCAGAGGGCCAGCTCCCCGAAGAGGCGCGCAGGCCCGTCCTTGGGATCGCGGTGTGGAAGCTCGGAATGCTCGGCGCCCTCGTCGTCGTGGCCGTTGCCATGGGGGCCCTGGTGCAGATTCTTGCGCGGGTTCTGGGAAAGCGGGTCCTGCGGCTTGAAAAATCAAGCCGGGCCTACCGCGAACTGGCCAAGGCCAGCATGGCCGCGAACGTGCTCATCGCGGGCGGGCTCCTGCGCGCGAGCCTTCCCTTTCTGAACTTGCCGGGGCCGGTCGCAGGGGCGGTGGGCTTCATCGCGCGGCTGGCCGAGGTGGTCGGTTTCACGCTGATTGCGTTTGCCGCTTGGGACGCGGCGGTCTTTCACCTCACCCGGCGCCTGCAGGATCGGACTGGGAGCGGCGAAAAGCTGGTGGCGCCTGTCCTTTCGCGCCTGGGCAAGGCGGTCATGGGGCTCGTCGCCGCGCTGGTCGTCCTTGGGTATCTCGGCGTGAACATCACCGGCCTGGTCGCGACTTTGGGACTGGGCGGCGTCGTCCTCGCGCTGGCCGCGAAAGACAGTGTGGAAAACCTCTTCGGCTCGCTCATGGTCTTGATCGAGCGGCCGTTCCGCATCGGCGACTGGGTCCGGCTGGGCTCGATCGACGGCGAGGTGGAGGACATCCAATTGCGGTCCACGCGCATCCGCACCTTCGAGGACTCGGTGATCATCCTGCCGAACCGGACGCTGGTCACGGACAGTGTCGAGAACTTCGGGATGAGGCGGTTCCGACGGCTCCGCACGACGATCGGCGTCACTTACGACACGCCGCCCGAGAAGCTGGCCGAATTCACCAAGCGGATCCGCGAGATGCTGCGCGAGCACCCCCAGGTCTGGGACGAAAAGCGCTACGTCTACTTCAACGACTTCGGCCCGAGCTCGCTCACCATCCTGCTCTACTGCTTCTTGACCGCCGCGACCTACCAGGAGGAGCTCGTCATCCGCGACGACCTCTTGCTCCGCATCGTGAGGATCGCGGACGAGGTGGGCGTGGAGTTCGCCTTTCCGACCCAGACTCTGCACGTCAAGGACGAGACCCTGCCGAAATTCCTGCAAGGGTCGGGCGATAAGCCCAACCCCGAGGCGTGA
- a CDS encoding alpha-mannosidase, giving the protein MYNPWARAMLKHFTITHSRARQFFDRELRGRIVADSRPCEGVALGDGKSWAPIERGDHWGPAYREAWYRVPVRIPKEWAGMDVALGYGDTDIWVGMEPSVPPRPRGKEVEGTVYRDGEALGGLDHAHRHCRLADRVAGGEKFELTVQTFAHNSETTVHGRENPRSPEPEEYRGFLLMVLDGEAIQLACDFAFGLGLVDALSEGAPEREIVLRALNDVCNGYDPERRRTWSQARRQLRHTFERLQAETAHRVTPLGHAHLDTAWLWPLSVTHLKMIHTTAVQLALCDRFPEHVFVHSQASQYEWLERDRPDLFKRVQRAMRKGQWEAVGSMWVEADCNLPGGESLVRQFLYGRRYFKARLGTETVDMWLPDVFGYSAALPQILTKFGIRAFLTQKLSWNQFNKIPHHTFWWQGIDGSRIWTHFPPADTYIGDCSPAQLAESVRKFKDAGRSDQSLYLYGFGDGGGGSTEFQIEFLRRAQEAPGMPALAQRSSARDFFTTAIAESEDLCTWSGELYFEMHRGTYTSQAANKRSNRECEFLLRDADLLSAFCPHGDRRGRAAELERAWKTVLLNQFHDIIPGSSVREVYEDSARDYDEVRAALQPLIESCVAAFGQSLDTAEMARPVAVFHNATVATQAELPWEEGAAPAALRSGDEKLPVQLVEDADGRRLIFRTPSDALGAVAVGDLVETPPHVFPRIKASARRIENDDWAVRFDNNGNIVSLQTLDDDPIEFIAPGKLANLFQVFDDQPLFWSAWDVDVFALETTTDLVRSEVFEVVERGPVRVAVELVKRFGGSTIRQRISLGPTPGIRFDTWVDWQEDNKMLKVAFPLNVNAARAKFEIQFGHVERPTHRNTSWDLAQFEVCAQKWADLSEGGYGAAILNQGKYGHDVLGNTLRLTLLRSPKAPDPVCDMGMHRFTYALFPHYDQVQHSDVVAASYAVNAPVHVVPLRPAQGAATTLPRFVSCDNRNVVVESVKLAEDSDDIVVRLYECHNTRGSAQVHCATPVRHAWLCDLNENREQELDVIDGVVEVRFKPFEIVTLMLAL; this is encoded by the coding sequence GTGTACAATCCCTGGGCCCGGGCCATGCTGAAGCACTTCACGATCACGCATTCTCGCGCCCGCCAGTTCTTCGACCGGGAACTGCGGGGCCGCATCGTCGCCGACTCCCGACCGTGCGAGGGGGTGGCGCTCGGCGACGGCAAATCCTGGGCGCCGATCGAGCGGGGCGACCACTGGGGCCCGGCTTACCGCGAGGCCTGGTACCGGGTGCCCGTGCGCATCCCCAAGGAGTGGGCGGGCATGGACGTCGCCCTCGGCTATGGCGACACGGACATCTGGGTCGGCATGGAGCCCAGCGTCCCCCCGCGGCCGCGCGGCAAGGAGGTCGAGGGCACGGTCTACCGGGACGGCGAGGCGCTCGGCGGCCTTGACCACGCCCACCGGCACTGCCGGCTGGCGGACCGCGTGGCCGGCGGCGAGAAGTTCGAACTCACCGTGCAGACTTTTGCCCACAACTCTGAGACGACGGTGCACGGCCGGGAGAATCCGCGCTCGCCAGAGCCGGAGGAGTACCGCGGCTTCCTCTTGATGGTCCTCGACGGCGAGGCGATCCAACTCGCCTGCGATTTCGCGTTCGGGCTCGGGCTTGTCGACGCCCTGTCGGAAGGGGCCCCCGAGCGCGAGATCGTCCTGAGGGCGTTGAACGACGTCTGCAACGGCTACGACCCGGAAAGGCGCCGCACCTGGAGCCAGGCGCGACGCCAGCTCCGCCACACGTTCGAGCGGCTCCAGGCCGAGACCGCCCATCGCGTCACCCCGCTCGGGCACGCCCACCTGGATACGGCGTGGCTTTGGCCGCTGAGCGTCACCCACTTGAAGATGATCCACACGACTGCCGTGCAGCTCGCCCTCTGCGACCGCTTCCCGGAGCACGTCTTCGTCCATTCCCAGGCCTCCCAGTACGAGTGGCTGGAAAGGGACCGCCCCGACCTTTTCAAGCGGGTCCAACGCGCCATGCGCAAGGGCCAGTGGGAGGCGGTCGGCTCGATGTGGGTGGAGGCCGACTGCAACCTGCCGGGCGGCGAGTCGCTCGTGCGGCAGTTCCTCTATGGCCGCCGCTATTTCAAGGCGCGCCTCGGCACGGAGACGGTGGATATGTGGCTGCCGGACGTCTTCGGCTATTCGGCCGCCCTTCCCCAGATCCTCACAAAGTTCGGCATCCGCGCGTTCCTGACCCAGAAGCTGAGCTGGAACCAGTTCAACAAGATCCCGCACCACACGTTCTGGTGGCAGGGGATCGACGGCAGCCGGATCTGGACGCACTTCCCCCCTGCGGACACCTACATCGGCGACTGCAGCCCGGCCCAGCTCGCCGAGTCCGTCCGAAAATTCAAGGACGCGGGGCGGTCCGACCAGTCGCTCTACCTCTACGGGTTCGGCGACGGGGGCGGGGGCTCCACCGAGTTCCAGATCGAGTTCCTGCGACGCGCCCAGGAGGCGCCGGGCATGCCTGCCCTCGCCCAGCGATCCAGCGCGCGCGACTTCTTCACCACCGCCATCGCGGAGAGCGAGGACCTCTGCACCTGGTCCGGCGAGCTCTACTTCGAGATGCACCGTGGCACCTATACGAGCCAGGCCGCGAACAAGCGTTCGAACCGTGAGTGCGAGTTCCTCCTGCGCGACGCCGACCTGCTCTCCGCCTTCTGCCCGCACGGCGACCGGCGCGGCCGCGCGGCCGAGTTGGAGCGGGCCTGGAAGACGGTGCTCTTGAACCAGTTCCACGACATCATTCCGGGGAGCAGCGTGCGCGAGGTCTACGAGGACAGCGCCCGCGACTATGACGAAGTCCGGGCTGCCCTGCAACCCCTCATCGAATCGTGCGTCGCCGCATTCGGCCAGAGCCTGGACACGGCCGAAATGGCCCGCCCCGTGGCCGTTTTCCACAACGCGACGGTGGCGACCCAGGCGGAGCTGCCGTGGGAGGAGGGCGCCGCCCCCGCCGCCTTGCGGTCCGGCGACGAAAAGCTCCCGGTCCAGCTTGTCGAAGACGCGGACGGAAGGCGCCTCATCTTCCGGACCCCTTCGGACGCGCTCGGCGCGGTCGCGGTGGGAGACTTGGTCGAGACCCCGCCCCACGTCTTCCCACGCATCAAGGCCTCGGCCCGCCGCATCGAGAACGACGATTGGGCCGTCCGCTTCGACAACAACGGCAACATCGTCAGCCTCCAGACGCTGGACGACGACCCCATCGAGTTCATCGCCCCGGGCAAGCTGGCGAACCTCTTCCAGGTCTTTGACGACCAACCGCTCTTCTGGAGCGCCTGGGACGTGGACGTCTTTGCCCTGGAGACCACGACCGATCTCGTCCGCAGTGAAGTGTTCGAGGTGGTCGAGCGCGGCCCGGTCCGGGTCGCGGTCGAACTCGTCAAGCGGTTCGGCGGGAGCACGATCCGTCAACGGATCAGCCTTGGCCCCACCCCCGGCATCCGCTTCGACACATGGGTGGACTGGCAGGAGGACAACAAGATGCTCAAGGTCGCGTTCCCGCTCAACGTCAACGCGGCCCGGGCGAAGTTCGAGATCCAGTTCGGCCACGTCGAGCGCCCGACCCATCGCAACACGAGCTGGGATCTCGCCCAGTTCGAGGTCTGCGCCCAGAAGTGGGCCGACCTCTCAGAAGGAGGCTACGGCGCCGCCATCTTGAACCAGGGGAAGTACGGGCACGACGTGCTCGGCAACACCCTGCGGCTCACCTTGCTCCGCTCGCCGAAGGCGCCCGACCCGGTCTGCGACATGGGGATGCACCGCTTCACGTACGCGCTCTTCCCCCACTATGACCAGGTGCAGCACTCGGACGTCGTGGCCGCCTCCTATGCGGTCAATGCGCCCGTCCACGTCGTGCCCCTGCGGCCCGCGCAAGGGGCCGCGACGACGCTGCCGCGCTTCGTCTCCTGCGACAACCGCAACGTCGTGGTCGAGTCCGTGAAATTGGCGGAAGACTCCGACGACATCGTGGTGCGGCTCTATGAGTGCCACAACACGCGCGGCTCGGCCCAGGTGCATTGCGCCACCCCCGTCCGCCACGCCTGGCTCTGCGACCTGAACGAGAACCGGGAGCAGGAGTTGGACGTGATTGACGGGGTGGTCGAAGTTCGGTTTAAGCCATTCGAGATCGTGACGCTTATGCTGGCCCTGTGA
- a CDS encoding DNA-processing protein DprA → MSGERLGAEAVLAALYLRGAPHSQPRARRRWPLVRAVLLGAPGPLGSVGASLRGAGLFEEAWCLAQSGALGWGVAQVESRRCLTAASLAFPSRWESVLGDAAPPCFWVRGAWPAAPSVSVAGSRTPSPRLRALCRGLGAALLAEGRALVSGGAAGVDSLVAGATLLAGGEGRVVEILPCGLDSAPGREGACQVSLCAPGAGFSTGQAMERNLLLYAASSVSLVLGPRFRAGGSWAGATECLRRRASRLAVGAGAGADGRRAAQALVALGAAPFASLADLPSLLALPDPRWGLFSDAEFGVSEPRRPYRAYRQPQQGRAA, encoded by the coding sequence GTGAGCGGAGAGAGGTTGGGGGCGGAGGCCGTGCTCGCGGCGCTCTACCTGCGGGGGGCTCCGCACAGCCAGCCGCGGGCCCGTCGGCGTTGGCCGCTCGTCCGGGCGGTGCTGCTCGGCGCGCCGGGGCCGCTCGGCTCCGTCGGCGCCTCCTTGCGGGGGGCGGGCCTCTTCGAGGAGGCGTGGTGCCTCGCGCAGTCCGGAGCGCTCGGCTGGGGCGTCGCCCAAGTCGAATCGCGGCGCTGCCTGACGGCCGCTTCGCTCGCATTCCCCTCCCGCTGGGAGTCGGTGCTCGGCGATGCCGCCCCGCCCTGCTTCTGGGTGCGCGGGGCCTGGCCCGCCGCCCCCTCCGTCAGCGTGGCGGGCTCGCGCACCCCTTCGCCGCGGTTGCGCGCCCTCTGCCGGGGGCTCGGCGCGGCGCTGTTGGCCGAGGGCCGGGCGCTCGTGAGCGGCGGGGCGGCCGGGGTCGACTCCCTTGTCGCGGGGGCCACCCTGCTCGCGGGGGGCGAGGGGCGCGTGGTGGAGATCCTGCCCTGCGGGCTCGACTCGGCCCCTGGGCGCGAGGGCGCGTGCCAGGTCTCCCTTTGCGCGCCTGGGGCGGGATTCAGCACGGGGCAGGCGATGGAGCGCAACCTGTTGCTCTACGCCGCCTCTTCCGTCTCGCTCGTGCTCGGGCCCCGGTTCCGGGCGGGGGGCTCTTGGGCGGGCGCGACGGAGTGCCTGCGGCGGCGCGCCTCTCGGCTCGCGGTGGGGGCGGGGGCAGGGGCCGACGGCCGCCGCGCGGCCCAGGCGCTCGTCGCCTTGGGGGCGGCGCCCTTCGCGTCCCTGGCCGACCTCCCCTCCCTGCTCGCCCTGCCGGATCCCCGGTGGGGGCTCTTCAGCGACGCCGAGTTTGGGGTTTCGGAGCCGCGACGGCCTTATCGGGCGTATCGGCAGCCCCAGCAGGGCCGAGCGGCCTGA
- the ruvC gene encoding crossover junction endodeoxyribonuclease RuvC produces MLVLGLDPGLERMGFGLVRRSGSRLTSVAYGLLSTPRVSTPERLVMLEQQLCKVLEAHRPDAVACERLFFAKNQTTVFDVAKALGVAQLVCARAGLGCLEITPPEVKLAVVGHGGAEKAQVQFMVQRLLGLAEPPRPDDVADALAVAICLALRPLGPAGAADTPDKAVAAPKPQTRRR; encoded by the coding sequence GTGCTTGTCCTTGGGCTGGACCCCGGTCTTGAGCGGATGGGCTTCGGGCTCGTCCGACGCAGCGGGTCGCGCCTGACCTCGGTGGCCTACGGCCTCCTCTCCACCCCCCGCGTCTCCACTCCCGAGCGGCTTGTGATGCTGGAGCAACAGCTCTGCAAGGTGCTGGAGGCGCACCGTCCCGACGCCGTCGCCTGCGAGCGGCTCTTCTTCGCGAAGAACCAGACCACGGTCTTCGACGTGGCGAAGGCGCTGGGCGTGGCCCAACTGGTCTGTGCCCGCGCGGGACTGGGCTGCTTGGAGATCACGCCGCCGGAGGTGAAGCTCGCCGTGGTGGGGCACGGGGGGGCGGAGAAGGCCCAGGTGCAGTTCATGGTGCAGCGGCTCTTGGGCTTGGCCGAGCCCCCGCGGCCGGACGACGTCGCCGATGCCCTCGCCGTGGCGATCTGCCTGGCGCTCAGGCCGCTCGGCCCTGCTGGGGCTGCCGATACGCCCGATAAGGCCGTCGCGGCTCCGAAACCCCAAACTCGGCGTCGCTGA
- a CDS encoding type IV pilus twitching motility protein PilT, with protein sequence MNENQPTSNPIPPSVVNPTGPAPSAAPPADAANGAPGAEVPRIGATGQPKTLEDLHIDELLHVVVDRNCSDLHISANVEPVIREDGALKRLNYEKFSPQQTQRMLFEILSDEQVTRFEQSLELDFSYQLPRRARFRVNLYRDRGAVAAAFRLISSRIPTTRDLNLPPILDQLTEKPRGLILVTGPTGSGKSTSLAAMINYINTSKSVHIITIEDPIEYLHPHKLSVINQRELGSDTRSFSNALRACLREDPDVLLVGEMRDTETIALAITAAETGHLVFATLHTNNAAESIDRIIDVFPPGQQEQIRVQLSNNIVAIIAQQLLPRANGPGRIPANEIMIASPAIRNLIREGKTHQIPSMIQTSAAMGMLSMDQCLRDLYMKGIITMEEALTRCQNVDELKKMINLGGQQGGPPQRGR encoded by the coding sequence ATGAACGAGAACCAGCCGACGTCAAACCCGATTCCGCCCAGTGTCGTGAACCCTACAGGCCCGGCACCGTCGGCCGCCCCGCCTGCGGACGCAGCGAACGGCGCCCCCGGCGCCGAAGTGCCCCGCATCGGCGCCACGGGCCAGCCCAAGACCCTTGAAGACCTCCACATCGACGAGCTGCTGCACGTGGTGGTCGATCGCAACTGCTCGGACCTCCACATTTCCGCCAACGTCGAGCCGGTCATCCGCGAGGACGGCGCCCTCAAGCGGCTGAACTATGAGAAGTTCTCCCCGCAACAGACCCAGCGCATGCTCTTCGAGATCCTCTCGGACGAGCAGGTCACCCGCTTCGAGCAGAGCCTCGAGCTCGACTTCTCCTACCAGCTCCCGCGCCGCGCCCGCTTCCGCGTCAACCTTTACCGTGACCGGGGCGCCGTCGCCGCCGCCTTCCGCTTGATCAGTAGCCGCATCCCCACCACGCGCGACCTGAACTTGCCGCCCATCCTCGACCAGCTGACCGAGAAGCCCCGCGGCCTGATCCTGGTCACGGGTCCGACCGGTTCCGGCAAGTCGACCTCCCTGGCGGCGATGATCAACTACATCAACACCTCGAAGTCGGTCCACATCATCACGATCGAGGACCCAATCGAGTACCTCCACCCGCACAAGCTCTCCGTCATCAACCAGCGTGAACTTGGCAGCGACACAAGGAGCTTCTCCAACGCGCTCCGAGCCTGCCTCCGCGAAGACCCCGACGTGCTCCTCGTCGGCGAGATGCGCGACACGGAGACGATCGCCCTTGCGATCACGGCCGCGGAAACGGGCCACTTGGTCTTCGCCACGCTCCACACGAACAACGCGGCCGAATCTATCGACCGCATCATCGACGTCTTCCCCCCAGGACAGCAGGAGCAGATCCGCGTCCAGCTCTCGAACAACATCGTCGCGATCATCGCCCAGCAGCTACTGCCCCGCGCAAACGGCCCGGGCCGCATCCCTGCGAACGAGATCATGATCGCCTCGCCGGCCATTCGCAACCTCATCCGCGAAGGCAAGACGCACCAGATCCCTTCGATGATCCAGACCAGCGCCGCGATGGGCATGCTCAGCATGGACCAGTGCCTCCGCGACCTCTACATGAAGGGCATCATCACGATGGAAGAGGCGCTCACACGGTGCCAGAACGTCGACGAGTTGAAAAAGATGATCAACCTCGGCGGACAGCAGGGCGGACCCCCGCAGCGCGGCCGCTAA